From a single Lewinella sp. LCG006 genomic region:
- a CDS encoding OsmC family protein, translating to MKVTLARLDDAFHMQASNEDGLTVHSDGSPEIGGHNLAMRPMQMVLAALGSCSSIDVIHLLNKQRQPLRDIKIELKGERVDTVPNVFKAIHVHYQLFGDLDENKAERACRISMEKLCSVSMMLKESVDITWSYEVLA from the coding sequence ATGAAAGTTACCTTAGCAAGACTGGATGATGCCTTCCATATGCAGGCCAGCAACGAAGACGGCCTCACCGTGCACAGCGATGGATCTCCTGAAATCGGTGGTCACAACCTGGCCATGCGTCCTATGCAGATGGTCCTGGCAGCGCTGGGGAGCTGCAGTAGTATCGATGTCATCCATCTCCTCAACAAGCAACGCCAGCCCTTGCGGGACATCAAGATTGAACTCAAGGGAGAACGAGTAGATACGGTTCCCAATGTCTTCAAAGCCATCCACGTCCACTACCAACTCTTTGGCGATCTCGATGAGAACAAGGCAGAACGTGCCTGCCGAATCAGCATGGAGAAATTATGCTCCGTCTCCATGATGCTGAAGGAATCAGTGGATATTACCTGGTCGTATGAGGTTTTGGCGTAA
- the metX gene encoding homoserine O-acetyltransferase translates to MQYLHSDHPFPLESGQQLDRITIGYQTFGQLNKSKDNVVWVCHALTGNTNPMGWWPGLVGKGETIDPERHFIVCANILGSCYGSTGPDDWRPNGRQPYGLTFPQLTTRDMAKAHELLARHLEIDQIQLGIGGSLGGQQLVEWAVIYPQRFQHLCLLATNARHSPWGIAFNEAQRMALQADATFGDGTKEGGHKGLATARAIAMLSYRHYQTYEYGQAETEHDKLDDFRASSYQRYQGEKLWQRFSPESYWILSKAMDAHNVGRNRGGIAQALAKITANTLVIGVDSDLLFPVAEQSELAEHIPGARFEVINSNFGHDGFLTETKAISLLLHDFMQGALTDRTASPRLRKKVAFKQNLVLPGSESF, encoded by the coding sequence ATGCAGTATTTGCATAGTGATCATCCTTTTCCGCTGGAATCTGGTCAACAATTAGACAGGATAACCATTGGTTATCAAACCTTTGGGCAGCTTAACAAAAGCAAAGACAACGTCGTGTGGGTTTGTCACGCCCTTACGGGCAATACCAACCCAATGGGATGGTGGCCAGGATTGGTAGGCAAGGGAGAAACCATCGATCCTGAGCGGCATTTCATCGTTTGTGCCAACATTCTGGGTTCTTGTTACGGGAGTACAGGACCAGACGACTGGCGCCCCAATGGAAGGCAGCCTTATGGCTTGACTTTTCCCCAGCTTACGACCAGAGACATGGCCAAAGCACACGAATTACTGGCAAGGCATTTAGAAATTGACCAAATTCAGCTGGGCATTGGTGGTTCCTTAGGTGGCCAACAACTGGTGGAGTGGGCCGTAATTTACCCGCAACGATTTCAACATCTTTGCCTATTGGCCACCAACGCTCGGCATTCTCCCTGGGGAATCGCCTTCAATGAGGCGCAAAGGATGGCTTTGCAAGCTGATGCTACTTTTGGTGATGGAACCAAGGAAGGTGGGCATAAAGGGCTGGCAACAGCTCGCGCAATTGCGATGCTATCCTATCGTCACTATCAAACCTACGAATACGGCCAGGCAGAAACAGAACACGATAAGCTTGATGATTTTCGTGCTAGCAGCTACCAGCGGTATCAGGGAGAGAAGCTGTGGCAAAGATTTAGTCCCGAGTCCTACTGGATACTCAGCAAGGCCATGGATGCCCATAATGTAGGGCGTAATCGTGGAGGTATTGCTCAAGCACTTGCTAAAATAACAGCCAACACACTGGTGATTGGTGTAGATAGCGACCTGCTTTTTCCGGTGGCGGAACAGTCGGAATTAGCAGAACATATTCCTGGCGCCCGTTTTGAAGTCATTAACAGCAATTTTGGCCATGATGGCTTTCTTACTGAAACCAAGGCCATTAGTCTCTTGTTACATGATTTTATGCAAGGTGCACTCACGGATAGAACCGCATCACCAAGGTTACGTAAGAAGGTAGCGTTCAAACAAAACCTCGTACTACCTGGCAGTGAAAGTTTTTAA
- a CDS encoding M28 family peptidase, which yields MRYYLFLLLTLGLVNYSTAQQSDKAPEFSFNEYDIRTQMEFLASDALEGRRTASRGNDMAAAYIAAHLRAYGYQPPAGMTDHFQRIPFAATQPPISSSMTVNGTSLKSGSDFIILSGPAVNAKAKGVFAGHGWVDAATEHDDYAGLDVTGKVVFVLPGPPGAKDPGSIVGAMGAKRKLAEERGAIALVELYQLPFPWEMFAGYFGGESLQIMEEEEEDSKITYAWLNKVDALSFTDIQSAKKLKVQLNSTGFIRNKVQSQNVIGVLEGTDPDLKDEYLLITAHYDHVGVGKQGGQYTETDSIFNGARDNAFGTIALLNTARALAEMRPKRSIIVLAVTGEEIGLLGSAYYADHPLIPLDQVIFNFNTDGAGYNDTGAVSIFGWDRTGTNEMLEAGVAPFGMKIIPDPAPEQGLFDRSDNVSFARKGVPALTFSPGFSEFDAEILQHYHQVTDEAASIDYAYLKKYCQAFAHCCRMIANSPNVPVWAEGDKYEEAGKELYKK from the coding sequence ATGCGGTATTATCTTTTTCTACTTTTGACCCTGGGATTGGTCAATTATAGTACGGCTCAACAGAGCGATAAAGCACCGGAGTTTTCGTTCAATGAATACGATATCCGGACGCAAATGGAATTTCTTGCGAGTGATGCACTCGAAGGCCGTCGTACTGCCAGCCGTGGCAATGACATGGCCGCAGCGTACATTGCAGCCCACTTGCGTGCTTATGGTTACCAGCCACCTGCTGGCATGACCGACCATTTCCAGCGTATTCCTTTCGCCGCTACACAGCCTCCTATTTCTTCTTCCATGACTGTAAATGGCACTAGCCTTAAGTCTGGAAGTGATTTCATCATCCTTTCAGGACCCGCTGTTAATGCTAAAGCCAAAGGGGTATTTGCTGGTCACGGATGGGTAGACGCTGCGACGGAGCATGATGATTACGCCGGGCTGGATGTGACGGGAAAAGTCGTATTCGTTTTGCCTGGCCCTCCGGGTGCAAAAGACCCTGGCAGCATTGTTGGAGCCATGGGTGCCAAGCGTAAGCTGGCGGAAGAACGGGGAGCCATAGCCCTGGTTGAATTGTATCAATTGCCTTTCCCCTGGGAGATGTTTGCCGGCTATTTTGGTGGAGAATCCTTGCAAATTATGGAAGAAGAGGAAGAGGATAGCAAGATCACCTATGCGTGGTTGAATAAAGTAGATGCGCTTTCGTTTACGGACATTCAATCTGCTAAAAAGCTAAAAGTACAATTGAACTCTACCGGGTTTATCCGCAACAAGGTACAGTCGCAAAACGTCATTGGCGTTCTGGAAGGTACTGACCCCGACTTAAAGGATGAATACCTGCTCATCACCGCACATTACGACCACGTTGGCGTTGGTAAACAAGGAGGCCAATACACCGAAACGGATAGCATCTTCAATGGTGCACGTGACAATGCCTTTGGTACCATCGCGCTGCTTAATACCGCTCGGGCACTTGCCGAAATGCGGCCCAAGCGCTCCATCATCGTGCTCGCCGTGACGGGTGAAGAGATAGGCTTATTGGGTAGTGCTTACTATGCTGATCATCCGCTGATTCCATTGGATCAAGTGATCTTCAATTTTAACACTGATGGAGCTGGATATAACGACACTGGTGCTGTTTCTATCTTTGGCTGGGACCGTACAGGTACTAATGAGATGCTTGAAGCTGGCGTGGCACCTTTCGGAATGAAAATTATTCCCGACCCTGCACCAGAACAAGGTCTTTTTGATCGTTCCGACAATGTATCTTTTGCCCGTAAGGGGGTGCCTGCCCTGACCTTTAGTCCTGGTTTTTCAGAATTTGATGCAGAAATCCTTCAGCACTATCACCAGGTAACAGACGAAGCCGCAAGCATCGACTATGCTTACCTCAAGAAGTATTGCCAGGCCTTCGCACACTGCTGCCGAATGATCGCCAATAGCCCTAATGTACCCGTATGGGCCGAGGGAGACAAGTACGAAGAGGCAGGAAAGGAATTGTACAAAAAATAA
- the purU gene encoding formyltetrahydrofolate deformylase: MQATAVLLIHCPDQKGIVAAVTDFLHNNDGNVISLEQHVDPNLGHFFMRVEWELSGFAISAEKIEDYFATLVGNKFGMAWQLHFTDRKPRMAIFVSKASHCFYDILQRYSSGEWQVEIPVIISNHDALGAIAERFGIDFKVFPIDKANKAEQESLEKKLIKELKVDFIVLARYMQILSDEFCASFPNQIINIHHSFLPAFKGARPYHSAYERGVKVIGATSHYVTPDLDEGPIIAQDVTHVSHRDDPTELVRKGKDIEKRVLSQAIRAQLEHKILPFGNKTIVFH; the protein is encoded by the coding sequence ATACAGGCAACTGCAGTGCTGTTGATCCATTGTCCAGATCAAAAAGGGATCGTAGCAGCTGTTACCGATTTTTTGCACAATAATGATGGCAATGTTATCTCGCTAGAGCAACATGTAGACCCCAATCTAGGGCATTTTTTCATGCGGGTAGAATGGGAATTAAGTGGTTTTGCGATCAGTGCAGAAAAGATTGAAGATTATTTTGCGACGCTGGTAGGGAATAAATTCGGCATGGCTTGGCAACTTCATTTTACAGATCGTAAGCCACGAATGGCCATTTTTGTATCCAAAGCCTCGCACTGTTTTTACGATATTTTGCAACGCTATTCTTCGGGCGAATGGCAGGTAGAAATACCGGTGATTATCTCCAATCACGATGCCTTGGGCGCCATTGCCGAGCGTTTTGGGATTGACTTTAAGGTCTTTCCTATCGATAAAGCCAACAAAGCGGAACAGGAATCCTTAGAGAAAAAATTGATCAAAGAGTTAAAGGTTGATTTTATTGTACTTGCGCGCTACATGCAGATCCTGTCGGATGAATTTTGCGCGAGTTTCCCAAATCAAATCATTAATATTCACCATTCTTTCTTACCTGCGTTTAAAGGAGCCAGACCGTATCATTCTGCCTATGAGCGGGGCGTCAAAGTGATTGGCGCCACCAGTCATTATGTAACACCTGACCTTGATGAGGGGCCAATCATCGCCCAGGATGTCACGCATGTGAGCCACCGCGATGATCCTACGGAACTGGTACGGAAGGGGAAAGACATCGAAAAAAGAGTCCTCTCTCAAGCGATTCGTGCCCAGTTGGAACATAAAATTTTGCCTTTTGGCAACAAAACAATAGTGTTTCATTAA
- a CDS encoding peroxiredoxin — protein sequence MSLRLGDSAPNFKAATTQGDIDFYDWAGDHWVVFYSHPADFTPVCTTELGRTAALKEEFAKRGVKPIALSVDPLTDHHEWIKDIEETQEVKMNFPVIADHDRKVAELYDMIHPNATAKATVRSVFVIDPDKKIRLTLTYPPSTGRNFYEILRVIDSLQLTDNYSVATPVDWEQGQDVVILPSIADADIPAKFPKGHTKIKPYLRTTPQPNID from the coding sequence ATGTCATTACGATTAGGGGACAGTGCTCCCAACTTTAAAGCAGCAACCACTCAAGGAGATATTGATTTTTACGACTGGGCAGGTGACCACTGGGTCGTATTTTACTCTCACCCAGCAGATTTTACGCCTGTTTGTACAACAGAGCTAGGACGCACCGCAGCGCTAAAAGAAGAGTTTGCCAAACGAGGTGTAAAACCCATCGCATTGAGCGTTGATCCTTTAACGGATCACCACGAATGGATCAAGGATATCGAAGAAACCCAGGAAGTAAAAATGAACTTCCCGGTGATCGCCGATCATGATCGCAAGGTGGCGGAGCTGTACGACATGATCCATCCCAACGCTACGGCCAAGGCTACGGTACGCTCTGTTTTTGTGATTGACCCCGACAAGAAGATCCGGTTGACCTTGACTTATCCTCCCAGTACCGGTCGCAATTTTTACGAAATTCTGCGGGTTATTGATTCTTTACAATTAACGGACAATTACAGTGTTGCTACCCCCGTAGATTGGGAGCAAGGGCAGGACGTAGTGATTTTACCCAGTATTGCAGATGCTGATATTCCGGCAAAATTCCCCAAAGGACACACCAAAATCAAGCCTTACCTGCGGACGACGCCGCAGCCTAATATTGACTAA
- a CDS encoding O-acetylhomoserine aminocarboxypropyltransferase/cysteine synthase family protein, translating to MSNLRFETLQLHAGQEEVEGTTRSRAVPIYQTTSYTFKDSEHGANLFALKEFGNIYTRIMNPTTDVFEKRVAALEGGVAAVAVGSGQAAQFIALTNILQAGDNFVSSANLYGGTYNQFKVAFKRLGIEARFTKGEEPADYERLIDENTKAIYFESISNPRFSVPDFAGIIEVAQQHDLPVIVDNTFGAGGYLCQPLKHGANVVVESATKWIGGHGTSIGGVIVDGGNYNWGNGKFPLFSEPSEGYHGLVFSDVFGADGPFGNIAFAIRARVEGLRDFGPALSPFNSFLLLQGLETLSLRVQRTADNALALATWLEQHPQVAQVNYPGLPSHPNHKNAQRFLHNGFGGVLSFTLKGSQQQTTQLVDSLQLVSHLANVGDAKTLIIQPAATTHQQLSAEAQIQAGVLPNLLRVSVGIEHIEDIKADFEQAFAKIGTPVTA from the coding sequence ATGTCCAATCTTAGATTTGAAACTTTACAATTACACGCTGGTCAGGAAGAGGTAGAAGGAACCACCCGCTCGCGGGCAGTGCCTATTTACCAAACGACCAGCTACACCTTTAAGGACTCCGAACACGGCGCTAATCTCTTTGCACTCAAAGAGTTCGGCAATATCTACACCCGTATCATGAACCCCACGACCGATGTCTTCGAAAAGCGGGTAGCAGCCCTGGAAGGAGGCGTTGCCGCAGTAGCGGTTGGTTCTGGACAGGCGGCACAGTTTATCGCCTTGACCAATATCCTGCAAGCGGGCGATAACTTCGTTTCTTCTGCCAATCTTTACGGTGGGACCTACAACCAGTTCAAGGTGGCCTTCAAGCGCCTGGGTATTGAAGCACGATTCACCAAAGGAGAAGAACCCGCTGATTACGAGCGCCTGATCGACGAAAACACCAAGGCTATTTATTTCGAAAGTATCAGTAATCCGCGTTTTAGCGTGCCAGATTTTGCGGGGATCATTGAGGTTGCTCAACAGCATGATTTGCCGGTGATCGTTGACAATACTTTTGGTGCAGGAGGCTACCTCTGTCAACCTTTGAAGCACGGGGCCAATGTGGTTGTGGAGTCAGCCACCAAGTGGATTGGTGGGCACGGCACCAGCATTGGTGGTGTCATTGTTGATGGTGGCAACTACAACTGGGGCAATGGTAAGTTCCCCTTATTCAGTGAACCTTCGGAAGGCTATCACGGCCTGGTCTTCTCTGATGTTTTTGGTGCAGATGGCCCCTTTGGCAATATAGCCTTTGCTATTCGGGCACGGGTAGAAGGATTACGCGACTTTGGCCCAGCACTTAGTCCTTTCAACTCCTTCTTATTGTTACAGGGATTGGAAACCTTGAGTTTGCGCGTACAACGCACTGCGGATAATGCTTTGGCCCTGGCCACCTGGCTAGAGCAACACCCGCAGGTAGCACAGGTCAATTACCCGGGGCTCCCCTCCCACCCTAACCACAAAAATGCCCAACGCTTTTTGCACAATGGCTTCGGAGGCGTGCTGAGTTTTACCCTCAAGGGTAGTCAACAACAAACGACTCAGCTTGTAGATAGTCTTCAATTGGTGAGTCATCTCGCCAATGTTGGAGATGCTAAAACGCTGATCATCCAGCCTGCGGCTACCACGCACCAGCAGTTGTCGGCCGAAGCACAGATCCAAGCCGGTGTATTACCCAATCTGCTACGGGTGAGTGTGGGCATTGAACACATTGAAGATATTAAGGCGGATTTTGAACAAGCTTTCGCTAAAATTGGCACCCCAGTAACGGCTTAA